Genomic window (Pseudomonas xantholysinigenes):
GAAATGACCGGTGTGCTTGCACGCGCAGGTCCAGTACGCGGATGCCGCCACGCAGTTGGGCGAGGCAGGGGACGTCCTGGGTGACTTCTTGGCGAAAGTTGTAGTTCGGTGCTTGCTTGTCCATGCCGGAGTCGTGGCTACCCGGCAAAATCAGTTGGTCGATGCGCAGGCGTCCCAGCTCAGGGTGCTTGCCCATCCAGTTTTCATTGCTCATGTTGCGCGTCTCATCAGGTGGGGAGCGCGCAGCATGCTTCCTACAAATCAGCTCCAGGCAGCCGGAAGCAGTTCCTAAAGGGCAGCCCTTTCAAGGTCTTTGCGTTTTTTCGGATGTGGCCGCTTCAATTCAAGATTGCCGGGGCTGCGTTGCAGCCCTTTCGCGACACAAGGCCGCTCCTACAGGACGGCACGGTCACCTGTAGGAGCGGCCTTGCCGAGGCGTCGGACCGGTCGGAAAGGGTCGCAAAGCGACCCCGGCGAGTCTAAGTCGGACGCCAATTCTCAACACCTTGAAAGGGCTGTTCCTAAAGGGGAAACAGCCTCAGGGCTCCAGAATGGCCTGCAACTGTTCCAGGCCATCGTTGAGCGCCTGCTCCAGCTGGCTCTTGTAGCGCAGGTAGAGGCTGGTCGAACCTTGTTCGTCGCCCAGCAGCTCGGATAGGTCCAGGTCGGTGATGTAGCCGCGGTAGCTGCCGGCGCCCCGGCGCTGGCGCAGGATCTGCTGTGCGACGACCGCATACAGTTGCTCGCCGTGCTCCAGCTGGGAAAACTCCTGCTGGTCGCAGTACAGCGTAACGTGCACTTCATCGCCCACGCCGGCCTGGAGGATTGCCTGGACCTCGTAGTAGGGCTGGTTGTGACTATCGATGGGTGCCTGACGAGGCTCGATGACACGGGCCTTGCCAGCACCCGACGGCAGCAGCTGGCTGTAGCATGGCTCCAGCGTGGCCTGTGGCAGGCTGTCCAGCGGCAACTGGGTATCACGGCGTGTCAGCATGGAGTGCAGGAACCGCTGCAGCGGCAGCAGCAAATGGCGTTCATCCTGTAGTGGCAGGCGCTGTTGCCACAGGGCATTGTGTTCATCGAGCACATACAGGTCGGCCCAGCCGTCGAGCAGGCGGTAGAACACTTGGATGGCGTGCGCCTGGCCTTGGGCCAGGACCAGAGGCAAGTCGCCATCTTGCAGGGCGTTACCATCCAGGTGCAGCGGGCTGTAGTGGTCACGTTCCTCGCCAAGCGCGGCCAGGATCTGCTCGTGGTGCTCGAAGGTGGCGAGGGTGACCTGGCCGGGATGCAGCTCCAGCACATGGGTGTGCTGGGCCACCTGTAGCAGGTAGCGATGGTCGAGTTGCTGGTCGAGCAGCAGTTGCGCGGTGTCGAAGATTTCCTCGACGCGCTGGCTGATAGCCTGGGCACGGTTGTGGCAGTAGCAGCGCACCCGCACGCGTGGGCGGTGGCTGCGCTGGCCGAGACTATTGAGGAAATCGCGCAGGCAGCGTACCAGCGCATGTTCGCCGTCGTAGCGTTGGACCAGCACTTCGTTCCAGCTGTTCAGGGTGATCTGGTCGAGGGTCAGCACCAGGTTCTCGCGCACCCCGGCGTAGCTCAGCGAATCGGTGCGCTCGGTGGTCATCAGGATGTTCAGGTCGCGGTGGTGACGCAGCGGGTCGACCGCGACGTTGACCAACAACAGCACTTCATCGGCCATGCTCGGCTGCAGCAGCCGGACTTCGCTGACCGTGTCCAGGGGCAGGGGGATGCCTTGTTGCAGGGCACCGAGCAGGTTGAACAGCTCGAATTCGCTCAGATCGCTGACGCCGGGGTGCAGGGCGATGCGTGTACTGCTGTCGATCACCCCGTTGCGGTGTGCCCAGGTGAGCAGTTCGAGCAGTTCGCGGCAGCGCTTGATCGGGCTGAAGTGTTCCCATTCGTGGACGCCCAGGTTGCCGTTGTACAGCCCCCAGTGGTGGCTGCCAGGCTCTTTGCGATTGGGGGACTGGACCAAGGTCAGGGTGTCTTCGGCCAGGTCCGGGGCGATACCCGGATTGATCACTTCGATCTTGCCGGCCCGGCGTTCGAAGGCTGCATAAAGGCGCCGCCCGAGCACGTTGAGGTCGCGTTGGTCCGCCCGGCTGTCGGCTCGCTCCTGGCGGGCGAACTGGGTGAGGAAGCGGTAGCTGTGGTTGAGTTCGGCCACCAGCTCGCGGCGCTCCACCGCCACCTGGCGTACCTTCCATTGGCCCCGGCTGTCGAGCAGGGCCAACTGGCGCTCGTCCCAGCCCCACTCCGCGGCCAGGCGTGCCAGCAGCTGGCGTTGCCAGCCGTTGCTGCGGCTGCGGTCGCTGAGTTTCTTGTTCACCTTCAGGTAGAGGCTGCGGCGCACCAGCTCCAGGCGCGCGGTTTCGCCGCGCTGTTGCAGGTAGCGCTCGATGCGCCGGTAGACCATGACATAAGGGTCCAGCTCATCAAGGTCGAGGTGATTGGCGAACACTGCCTGTTTGTAGTCCAGGCTCAGGCAGCGGGCGTTGGGGTGCTCGCTGGCGTAGACCTCGGTGAGCAACAGTTTGAGCAGTGATTTGTACGGCGAGTCGATGCCCTTGAACAGCTGCCACAGGCCGGCGCCGACGAACTCACCGGGGGGAATATGCGCCAGGTGACCGAGGTCGAGTCCATCCTGGGCACGGATGAAGCGCTTGGACAACAAGGTCTGGGTGTAGCCTTGGTAGTTGTGCTCCTGATAGACCGGCACCAGCCACCACAGTGGCGTGCGCCCGGCCAGCCAGATGGCGGTGCGGTAGAACTCATCGAGCAGCAGGTAGTGCTGGGTGGTGCCGCAGTCGTCCGAACTAAGCTGGCCGTCGCGCTCGCCTTGGACGAAGCCCTGGGGCTCGATCAGGAAAAAGTGCGCCTCGGCGCCGAGGCTGGCGGCCCAGGCCTCGAGCAACTGGCATTTGCGCCGCAGTTCGTCCAGGGCCTGTTCGTCCAGGTCGGGGGCATGGCACACCCACAGGTCCATGTCGCTCTGCTCGGCCTGGGCCAGGGAGCCCAGGCTGCCCATCAGGAACAGGCCGTGGATGGGCTGTGGCGGGTTGCCATGGCGGGCCTTGTAGGTGAACGAGCGGGTCAGGCGCTGGGCCTCGGCCAGCAGGTCGCTGTCGGGTTCGAAACCGGACACGCCGGCGGGGGTGGCGCCCGAGACATAGCCCGGCAGCAGTGGGTGGTTGACGTGGAAGAACAACGGCAACAGCGTCAGCACCTGCTGCTGACGCGTGGACAACCCCTCCATGGCTCGGTCAAGGCGGCCCTGGTTGATCTTGAGAAAGCGCGCACGCAGCTTGGACAGCTCCTTGCGGTCGATGCCTTGGTCGAGATCGGGGCGGATTTCATGGGGGTGGTTCATTGCGCACTCAGGCGGGCCGGGGGGAGCAATGGCGAGTTTAGCCTGAGTGGTGCGGTCGGATAAGGGGTTGATGGCTTTTTGACGCCAGATTTACAGCGTTCGTTTGCCGCCGTCGCGGAGCAAGCCCGCTCCCACTGGGCGTGAGGGCGGGCTCGGCGAAATCAGGCCGGCTGTGGCGTCTTGAGGATGCTCAGGAGTAACTGGACGCTTTCGGCGGCGTCATTGCCCAGGCTGGTGAGGTAGCCACCATCAGGTTGGTCGGTGAGCTCTTTGTCGTACAGGCGCTGGGCGGCGGCGATCAGGGCCGGGGAGGCGCTGCTGCCAACCTTGATGCCTTCCTGGTGGCTGTCCAGATTGAACAAGGCAAGCACTTCCAGTTCGGCGATCAGTTCCGGGGTGAAGGACATGGGCAACTCCTGACTTCGAGACAAGGATGGAAGTCAGGAGTGTAGACGGGCTTACTCGATGTCGCCTTGATCCGCCTCAGGTGGCAGCTCCGGCAGGGCGCGCAGCGCGGTTTCGTACCACTCGGTGTTGAACGGGCGGTCCTCGTCGAGCATGGCGTCGATCTCGATGGCCAGCACATGGGCCATGAGGTTGAGGATGTCTTCACGTTCGTAGCCGACCAGGCTCAGTTTGTTGAAGGTGGCCTTGGCCGCTGGGGGTTCACCGCTTTCGATCTGGTTCTCGATGGCCTGGG
Coding sequences:
- a CDS encoding TIGR02647 family protein, which encodes MSFTPELIAELEVLALFNLDSHQEGIKVGSSASPALIAAAQRLYDKELTDQPDGGYLTSLGNDAAESVQLLLSILKTPQPA
- a CDS encoding class I adenylate cyclase, with protein sequence MNHPHEIRPDLDQGIDRKELSKLRARFLKINQGRLDRAMEGLSTRQQQVLTLLPLFFHVNHPLLPGYVSGATPAGVSGFEPDSDLLAEAQRLTRSFTYKARHGNPPQPIHGLFLMGSLGSLAQAEQSDMDLWVCHAPDLDEQALDELRRKCQLLEAWAASLGAEAHFFLIEPQGFVQGERDGQLSSDDCGTTQHYLLLDEFYRTAIWLAGRTPLWWLVPVYQEHNYQGYTQTLLSKRFIRAQDGLDLGHLAHIPPGEFVGAGLWQLFKGIDSPYKSLLKLLLTEVYASEHPNARCLSLDYKQAVFANHLDLDELDPYVMVYRRIERYLQQRGETARLELVRRSLYLKVNKKLSDRSRSNGWQRQLLARLAAEWGWDERQLALLDSRGQWKVRQVAVERRELVAELNHSYRFLTQFARQERADSRADQRDLNVLGRRLYAAFERRAGKIEVINPGIAPDLAEDTLTLVQSPNRKEPGSHHWGLYNGNLGVHEWEHFSPIKRCRELLELLTWAHRNGVIDSSTRIALHPGVSDLSEFELFNLLGALQQGIPLPLDTVSEVRLLQPSMADEVLLLVNVAVDPLRHHRDLNILMTTERTDSLSYAGVRENLVLTLDQITLNSWNEVLVQRYDGEHALVRCLRDFLNSLGQRSHRPRVRVRCYCHNRAQAISQRVEEIFDTAQLLLDQQLDHRYLLQVAQHTHVLELHPGQVTLATFEHHEQILAALGEERDHYSPLHLDGNALQDGDLPLVLAQGQAHAIQVFYRLLDGWADLYVLDEHNALWQQRLPLQDERHLLLPLQRFLHSMLTRRDTQLPLDSLPQATLEPCYSQLLPSGAGKARVIEPRQAPIDSHNQPYYEVQAILQAGVGDEVHVTLYCDQQEFSQLEHGEQLYAVVAQQILRQRRGAGSYRGYITDLDLSELLGDEQGSTSLYLRYKSQLEQALNDGLEQLQAILEP